From one Caldithrix abyssi DSM 13497 genomic stretch:
- a CDS encoding patatin-like phospholipase family protein, with the protein MRQSLTVFFVLLLTLSGRTGLVFEQAYQFCNGQIVVETRGPIEKHPKVALVLSGGGARGVAHIGVLKALEKYKIPIDLIVGTSIGSVVGGLYASGYTTDEILKIMQSIRWDEIYQDRTQRTSLFVGQKGEQDRYLVNLRFKNGTPYIPVAISPGQRILMTLSDIILRARYQATSSFDCLKIPFRAVTTDLVSGKTIVLKDGNLAEAINASSSIPLLFVPIERDSMLLVDGGLRSNLPVNVARSEGADLVIAVDVTSPLRKKDEINAPWQIVDQATTIMAEMERQLERKNADVLIVPPVGLRRNDDYSNLDELVHTGFEEAKKHISEIKALIKRRSHQSSQKFFIKRIAFNQSTLEIEEAAKLLSMEKKWVALSDIINNLMEQAATGNYRKIEVFADTLGDSLKVGVHVEPFPPIKTINIRGLQQKDEKTVRDLMFLQEGKPLNVALLKEDLKNITDLYREDGFSLMRIDSVCWDRNGQTLTIHINEGIIKEIEISGNTKIKDYVIAREFSRQKGRVFNWKNIAQAIQNVYSTQLFDRVTVDISGNGPDYRLLVRVKEKSSVVMRFGGKYDTDRRAQLYIEFGDEALLGMGIKSMFVGRFGTKDGKVGFKLRDDRIFTTYLTFDLQGYYTWQVNPITTPSGKGGSYREERRGVRFQVGQQLQRLGQFIIELRHENIKDVKEDGVFPYTQNINLRTFAIKAIADKRDRIDFPTKGINNYWSWESGNKLVLGSTEPFTKILVNLEGYYTFRKRATWHVRTFFGVADRSTPFSENFRLGGMDEFYGLYKNEYFGRQLFLFSGEYRIKLPLESFLRDNFMFRNFYVSARYDLGGIWLDPQLVFSLEDFFTGIGGALGIDTVLGPLHFAIGHLTGGRTVGYISLGFNY; encoded by the coding sequence ATGCGCCAGAGCTTAACGGTTTTTTTTGTTTTGCTTTTGACACTTTCCGGACGGACGGGCCTGGTTTTTGAACAGGCGTATCAGTTTTGCAACGGGCAAATCGTGGTAGAAACAAGAGGGCCAATAGAAAAACATCCAAAAGTTGCCCTGGTGTTAAGCGGCGGCGGAGCGCGTGGCGTGGCTCATATTGGGGTGCTCAAAGCGCTTGAAAAGTACAAAATTCCCATCGATTTGATTGTGGGCACCAGTATCGGCAGCGTGGTTGGCGGATTGTACGCCTCGGGTTACACCACAGATGAAATCCTGAAGATCATGCAATCCATTCGCTGGGACGAAATTTACCAGGATAGAACACAAAGAACCTCGCTGTTTGTCGGGCAAAAAGGCGAGCAGGATCGGTACCTGGTCAATTTGCGTTTTAAAAACGGCACGCCGTATATTCCGGTTGCCATTTCTCCCGGCCAGCGTATTTTGATGACTTTATCGGATATTATTTTGCGAGCGCGCTACCAGGCCACCAGTAGTTTTGATTGTTTAAAAATTCCCTTCCGGGCGGTGACTACCGATCTGGTAAGCGGTAAAACCATTGTGTTAAAAGACGGCAATCTGGCCGAGGCGATCAACGCTTCCAGTAGTATTCCGCTGCTTTTTGTGCCCATCGAAAGAGATTCCATGCTTCTGGTGGATGGCGGGCTGCGTTCCAATTTGCCGGTCAATGTGGCCCGCAGCGAAGGCGCCGACCTGGTCATCGCCGTGGATGTAACTTCGCCTCTGCGGAAAAAGGACGAGATTAACGCGCCCTGGCAAATTGTTGATCAGGCGACGACCATCATGGCCGAAATGGAACGCCAGTTAGAGCGGAAAAATGCCGATGTGCTTATCGTGCCGCCTGTTGGCCTGCGCCGCAATGACGATTATTCCAACCTGGATGAACTTGTACACACAGGTTTTGAAGAAGCAAAAAAACATATTTCCGAAATTAAGGCGTTGATTAAACGTCGGAGTCATCAATCTTCGCAAAAGTTTTTTATTAAGCGTATCGCCTTCAATCAGTCCACCCTCGAAATAGAGGAAGCGGCAAAGTTACTGAGCATGGAAAAGAAATGGGTTGCTCTGAGCGATATTATTAACAACCTTATGGAGCAGGCCGCCACGGGTAACTACCGAAAAATCGAAGTTTTCGCAGATACGCTGGGTGATTCGTTAAAAGTTGGCGTTCATGTTGAACCTTTCCCTCCAATAAAAACGATCAATATTAGAGGGCTTCAGCAAAAGGATGAAAAAACCGTCCGCGATTTAATGTTTTTGCAGGAAGGAAAACCGTTAAATGTGGCGTTGTTAAAAGAAGATTTGAAAAACATTACCGATCTTTACCGGGAAGACGGTTTTTCTTTGATGCGGATAGATAGCGTTTGCTGGGACAGGAATGGGCAGACCTTAACCATTCATATTAACGAAGGCATCATTAAAGAGATTGAGATTTCCGGAAATACAAAGATAAAAGATTACGTCATTGCTCGCGAATTTTCGCGTCAAAAAGGACGCGTGTTTAACTGGAAAAATATTGCGCAGGCCATTCAAAATGTGTATTCCACGCAGCTGTTTGATCGTGTGACCGTTGATATTTCAGGAAACGGGCCGGATTACAGGTTGCTTGTAAGAGTTAAAGAAAAATCATCGGTTGTTATGCGTTTTGGCGGAAAGTACGATACGGATCGCCGCGCTCAGCTTTATATTGAATTCGGGGACGAGGCCTTACTGGGCATGGGCATTAAGTCCATGTTCGTGGGGCGCTTTGGCACAAAAGACGGCAAGGTGGGCTTCAAATTGAGAGACGACCGGATTTTTACGACCTATCTGACCTTTGACCTGCAGGGCTATTACACCTGGCAGGTGAATCCCATTACAACGCCGTCCGGAAAGGGCGGCAGCTATCGAGAAGAGCGGCGAGGCGTAAGATTTCAGGTCGGCCAGCAGCTCCAGCGGCTGGGGCAGTTTATCATTGAGCTGCGCCACGAAAATATTAAGGATGTAAAAGAAGACGGCGTTTTTCCGTATACACAAAACATCAATTTGCGGACTTTTGCCATTAAAGCCATTGCGGACAAACGCGATCGAATCGACTTCCCTACGAAGGGGATCAATAACTACTGGTCGTGGGAATCGGGCAATAAATTGGTGCTGGGCAGCACGGAGCCGTTTACTAAAATTTTAGTCAATCTGGAAGGTTATTACACCTTCAGAAAGCGGGCCACCTGGCATGTGCGCACCTTTTTTGGCGTGGCCGATCGCAGTACGCCCTTTTCCGAGAATTTTCGGCTGGGCGGTATGGATGAATTTTACGGTCTTTACAAAAACGAATATTTTGGCCGACAGTTGTTTTTGTTTAGCGGCGAGTATCGCATCAAACTACCTCTGGAATCATTCCTGCGCGATAATTTCATGTTCAGGAATTTTTATGTTTCGGCGCGCTATGACCTGGGGGGAATATGGCTCGATCCACAGCTGGTGTTTTCTCTGGAAGATTTTTTTACCGGTATTGGGGGCGCGCTGGGAATCGACACGGTTCTGGGGCCGCTTCATTTTGCCATCGGGCATTTGACGGGAGGTAGAACCGTGGGCTATATTTCTTTAGGATTCAATTACTGA
- a CDS encoding Ig-like domain-containing protein produces the protein MRKVFYLVSFILLASSFLFADTWSQSTISANTTWTKNNASGDGVWIVDVPNDTLIVEAGATLTIEAGVTVKFHDDVLFLVYGSLIAEGNTQDSIIFTLDDAPGSATEWSGIKLLSGASTVNKLIHCRIEKGDADIDLSGGKDYENNGGGIFCAASIDSNTVIKHCTIQHNKAVEGGGGIFTAGAPKIEFNLIRHNIAGQYGGGIGIKGGSVFELATPTLKNNIIIHNKADGLGGGGIGSFANTNMTMLNDLVYDNSSLNGSGGGIFLYSSSSLLSGKNLIVRGNSANSSNQIFGVPDLTYSNVEGGYSGEGNIDADPQFKDAANDDFHFEANSPVVDAGDNTNAPTVDFDGEPRPFDGDRDGTAVADMGPYEYQNTPPQIVSQPVTQATEDQLYTYQVVAEDPDAEEVLTYALLQGPAFLSMDAATGLLSGTPQTDEEAGDYTVVIQVSDLNNATDTQTFTLTVVAVNDAPIVSDIPDQTIDEGQSFTQIYLDNYVEDEDNADSEMTWTYSGNLQLIVTIDENRVATIQTPDSDWYGSETITFTATDPGGLSGSDAATFTVNNVNDAPVVSDIPDQTIDEGQSFTQIYLDDYVTDIDNVESDLTWTYSGNQELIVTIDENRVATISTPNADWYGSETITFTATDPDGLSDSDPATFTVNAVNDAPVVSDIPDQTIDEGQSFVSIALDDYVTDVDNDKSELTWTYSGNQDLIVVISADHIATVSVPDSDWFGAETITFRATDPDGAYGEDAATFTVNNINDAPVAVDDNATTSEDVAATIDVLANDSDVDGDNLLVSAVSSPTHGTAVIDNNQVIYTPETNWSGSDSFTYTIDDGNGGSAQATVYVTVEAVNDAPVVSDIPDQTINEGETFSDIVLDNYVNDVDNADSEINWTYSGNQDLQVSISADRVAHIAIPDPNWNGSEQIVFTATDPGGLSDRDTVTFTVQPVNDPPLAVDDHAATSEDSSLHIAVLQNDSDAENNPLTITQILNLNHGTASIVADTLIKYTPAANYYGDDSFQYVVSDNNGGLDTASVFVTISPVNDPPMISGLNEQQTNEGQAFEPIELDAFVSDVDDPDSVLQWQAGPTQNIAVSISNDRVLTAQPVDENWYGSEIVVLTVTDTSGAMDQDSVKFTVLPVNDAPVAMNDTASVAEDSSLVIALLENDFDVDGDSLQIAAIDSALHGRIALANNRLTYSPFANFFGEDSLSYVISDGNGALDTAKVLITVTPVNDAPVVIQMDDQIIMEGQSFDVFALDNYVSDVDDPDSLLSWSVKGQIELSATITPQRFLFVEPPSSEWNGSEVLTLTVVDTAGLADSMTVTFEVLAVNDTVSFSLPLPTLTFKEDDSLLYDISNWYPYVEDKDNPDSTLNFDLTGAKVVTVVKKDHAFLLKAPANWFGSDTLTLTVDDGLVGNSTSVLVNVKAVNDAPEIRNLPSEITFDNDTTYVLTMKDFAFDIDTPDSLLSWNFMVSNDSLKFSYDTESTNLTLSAPQFAGTVQLTCILSDDSSATTRDTIEVVVTSPTGLQDDLFSQIPKSFELRQNFPNPFNPLTKIRFGLPRAGKISITVYNILGKKVATVFEGDKPAGYHVVTFNGSQLASGIYFYRLTTEDGKAFIRKMVLLK, from the coding sequence ATGCGAAAAGTTTTTTACTTAGTATCTTTTATCCTGCTCGCAAGCTCATTTTTGTTCGCCGACACCTGGAGTCAATCTACCATCAGCGCCAACACCACATGGACTAAGAACAATGCTTCTGGCGACGGCGTGTGGATTGTGGATGTTCCCAACGACACATTGATTGTCGAGGCCGGCGCCACTTTGACCATCGAAGCCGGGGTTACTGTAAAATTTCATGATGATGTATTGTTTCTGGTTTATGGTTCGTTGATCGCCGAAGGCAACACCCAGGATTCAATCATTTTTACGCTGGATGACGCGCCGGGCAGCGCCACGGAATGGAGCGGCATCAAACTGCTTTCCGGGGCTTCAACGGTAAATAAACTGATTCACTGCCGCATTGAAAAAGGCGATGCCGATATCGACCTTTCCGGCGGCAAGGATTACGAGAACAATGGCGGCGGCATCTTTTGCGCTGCTTCAATCGATTCCAATACGGTTATCAAACATTGTACGATTCAGCATAACAAAGCGGTTGAAGGCGGCGGCGGGATTTTTACCGCAGGCGCGCCAAAAATTGAATTTAATTTGATCCGTCACAACATTGCCGGTCAATACGGCGGCGGAATTGGCATTAAAGGCGGTTCGGTATTCGAACTGGCTACTCCGACGCTTAAAAATAATATCATCATTCACAACAAAGCCGACGGACTGGGCGGCGGCGGAATCGGCTCCTTTGCCAACACCAATATGACCATGCTCAACGACCTGGTTTACGACAATTCCTCGCTCAATGGTTCTGGCGGCGGTATTTTTCTTTACAGTTCTTCCAGCCTGCTCAGCGGTAAAAATTTAATCGTCCGCGGCAACTCCGCCAACTCCAGCAACCAGATATTCGGCGTGCCCGACTTAACCTACTCCAACGTCGAAGGCGGCTACTCGGGCGAAGGCAATATCGACGCCGATCCTCAGTTTAAAGACGCGGCCAACGACGACTTCCATTTCGAAGCCAACTCGCCCGTGGTCGATGCCGGAGATAACACCAATGCGCCAACTGTCGATTTTGACGGCGAACCGCGCCCCTTTGACGGCGACCGCGACGGTACGGCGGTGGCGGATATGGGACCATACGAGTATCAGAACACGCCTCCGCAAATCGTTTCTCAGCCCGTTACCCAGGCCACCGAGGATCAATTGTACACCTATCAGGTGGTGGCCGAAGATCCTGACGCGGAAGAAGTTTTGACCTATGCCCTGCTGCAGGGGCCCGCTTTTTTAAGTATGGACGCCGCTACCGGCCTGCTTTCTGGAACGCCCCAGACCGATGAAGAAGCCGGCGATTACACGGTGGTTATTCAGGTTTCTGACCTGAATAATGCCACCGATACGCAAACCTTTACTTTAACGGTTGTGGCCGTCAATGACGCGCCGATCGTTTCGGATATTCCCGACCAGACCATTGACGAAGGTCAATCCTTTACACAGATTTATCTGGATAATTACGTGGAAGATGAAGACAATGCCGACAGCGAAATGACCTGGACCTATTCCGGCAATTTGCAGTTAATTGTAACCATCGATGAAAACCGGGTGGCCACCATTCAAACACCCGATTCCGACTGGTACGGCAGCGAAACTATCACCTTTACGGCCACCGATCCGGGCGGCCTTTCCGGCAGCGACGCCGCCACCTTTACGGTAAACAATGTGAATGATGCGCCGGTCGTCTCCGATATTCCCGACCAGACCATTGACGAAGGTCAATCTTTTACACAGATTTATCTGGATGATTATGTCACCGATATTGACAATGTGGAATCGGATCTGACCTGGACATACAGCGGCAACCAGGAGCTCATCGTGACAATTGATGAAAACCGGGTTGCAACCATCAGCACGCCCAACGCTGACTGGTACGGCAGCGAAACCATCACCTTTACGGCCACCGATCCGGACGGCCTTTCCGATAGCGATCCGGCCACCTTTACAGTGAATGCCGTAAATGATGCGCCGGTCGTTTCCGACATCCCCGATCAGACCATCGACGAAGGCCAATCCTTTGTGTCCATTGCGCTCGACGATTATGTAACAGACGTGGATAACGACAAATCGGAACTGACCTGGACTTACAGCGGCAATCAGGACTTAATTGTTGTTATTTCTGCCGACCATATTGCAACGGTTTCTGTGCCTGATTCCGACTGGTTCGGCGCCGAAACCATCACCTTCAGGGCCACCGATCCAGACGGCGCTTACGGAGAGGATGCCGCAACCTTTACCGTTAACAACATCAATGACGCCCCCGTCGCGGTTGACGACAATGCTACCACTTCTGAAGATGTGGCCGCCACCATCGATGTGCTGGCCAATGACTCAGATGTTGACGGAGATAATTTACTGGTTAGCGCAGTTAGCTCTCCCACGCACGGCACGGCAGTCATCGACAACAATCAGGTGATTTACACGCCTGAAACAAACTGGTCGGGCAGCGATTCATTTACCTATACCATTGACGACGGCAATGGCGGAAGCGCGCAGGCAACCGTTTATGTGACCGTTGAAGCGGTAAACGATGCGCCGGTTGTCTCTGATATTCCCGATCAAACCATTAACGAAGGCGAAACCTTTAGCGATATTGTATTGGATAATTACGTGAACGACGTGGATAACGCCGATTCCGAGATTAACTGGACGTACAGCGGCAATCAGGATCTGCAGGTTTCCATTTCGGCCGATCGCGTGGCGCACATTGCCATCCCCGATCCCAACTGGAACGGCAGCGAACAGATCGTTTTTACGGCAACCGATCCGGGCGGCTTAAGCGACCGTGACACCGTGACTTTTACCGTACAGCCGGTTAACGATCCGCCCCTGGCTGTGGATGACCACGCCGCCACCAGCGAAGATTCCTCGTTGCACATTGCCGTCCTGCAAAACGATTCGGACGCCGAAAATAATCCGTTGACCATAACTCAAATTTTGAATTTAAATCACGGTACGGCCAGCATTGTGGCCGACACATTGATTAAGTACACGCCGGCCGCCAATTATTACGGCGACGACTCCTTTCAATACGTGGTCAGCGACAACAACGGCGGATTAGACACGGCTTCGGTATTTGTAACTATCTCGCCGGTTAACGATCCGCCCATGATCAGCGGCCTGAATGAACAACAGACCAACGAGGGGCAGGCTTTTGAGCCCATTGAACTCGATGCTTTTGTCAGCGATGTGGACGATCCGGACAGCGTTTTACAATGGCAGGCAGGCCCTACACAAAACATCGCGGTTTCTATATCCAATGACCGCGTGCTCACTGCCCAACCCGTTGATGAAAACTGGTACGGCTCTGAAATCGTTGTGCTCACGGTTACGGATACTTCCGGCGCCATGGATCAGGATTCCGTCAAGTTTACAGTGCTGCCGGTTAACGATGCGCCCGTGGCCATGAACGACACGGCCAGCGTTGCAGAAGACAGCAGCCTGGTTATTGCTCTGCTTGAAAATGATTTTGATGTCGACGGCGATTCGCTACAAATAGCGGCCATCGATTCTGCTCTGCACGGCCGGATTGCGCTGGCAAACAATCGCTTAACCTATAGTCCGTTTGCCAACTTTTTCGGCGAAGACAGTCTGAGCTACGTGATTAGCGACGGCAACGGCGCTCTGGACACGGCAAAGGTCTTAATTACCGTTACGCCCGTCAATGATGCGCCGGTTGTGATCCAGATGGACGATCAGATCATTATGGAAGGGCAATCCTTCGACGTTTTTGCGCTGGATAATTACGTAAGCGATGTGGATGATCCGGACAGTTTATTGAGCTGGTCGGTCAAAGGACAGATAGAACTTTCTGCCACGATTACGCCCCAGCGTTTTCTCTTTGTGGAACCGCCTTCAAGCGAATGGAACGGCAGCGAAGTATTAACATTGACCGTTGTCGATACGGCTGGGCTGGCGGATAGCATGACTGTTACGTTTGAAGTGCTGGCCGTGAACGACACCGTTAGCTTTAGCCTGCCGCTGCCAACCTTAACCTTTAAGGAAGACGACTCGCTGCTCTATGACATTAGCAACTGGTATCCGTATGTGGAAGATAAAGACAATCCCGATTCGACATTAAACTTTGATTTGACGGGCGCAAAGGTCGTTACGGTTGTAAAGAAAGACCACGCCTTCCTCCTAAAAGCGCCGGCCAACTGGTTTGGCAGCGACACTTTGACGCTTACGGTTGACGACGGTCTGGTGGGCAATTCTACCAGTGTATTGGTTAATGTAAAAGCGGTTAATGATGCGCCTGAAATCAGGAACCTGCCATCTGAGATCACCTTTGACAATGACACCACTTATGTTTTGACCATGAAAGACTTTGCCTTTGATATCGATACGCCCGATTCTCTGCTAAGCTGGAATTTCATGGTCAGCAATGACTCTTTGAAATTTAGCTATGATACGGAATCAACTAATCTAACGTTAAGCGCGCCGCAGTTTGCCGGAACGGTTCAGCTGACCTGCATCCTTAGCGACGACAGTTCCGCCACGACCAGAGACACCATCGAAGTGGTGGTTACCTCGCCCACCGGCCTGCAGGACGATTTGTTCTCGCAAATTCCGAAATCATTTGAATTACGCCAGAATTTCCCTAATCCGTTTAATCCATTGACTAAAATCCGTTTTGGTCTGCCCAGAGCCGGAAAGATTTCCATTACGGTTTACAATATTCTGGGTAAAAAAGTGGCTACCGTTTTTGAAGGCGACAAGCCGGCGGGCTACCATGTGGTAACCTTCAATGGTTCGCAACTGGCTTCAGGAATCTATTTTTACCGTTTGACCACTGAAGACGGTAAGGCTTTTATCCGTAAGATGGTGCTTTTGAAATAG
- a CDS encoding formylglycine-generating enzyme family protein: MLNKIIILALLAAFYFTGCQSKIDFLKKEQSAKTMVSSGPTLPQEFDGMILIPGGWFMMGSNKKADEQPVHKVYVKSFYLDKYEVTVAEFKRFCIATGRQMPLQPFWNSDNHPVVNVNWYDAQAYAKWAGKRLPTEAEWEYVAKAGGNSLNYTLTAERSYITSLGNVADFSLRQKDYHRIVMNNYEDGFPYTSPVGYFPPNPFGIYDLEGNVLEWCADWYDPQYYAQSPAENPTGPAQGKYRVIRGGSWNRSGDYLRTTYRTWYPPECTFEFLGFRCAMDAEAALPAKKINPLLTNNQ, encoded by the coding sequence ATGTTAAATAAAATAATCATTCTGGCTTTGCTTGCTGCTTTTTACTTTACAGGCTGTCAGTCAAAAATAGATTTTCTGAAAAAAGAGCAATCGGCAAAAACCATGGTTAGCTCTGGCCCAACGCTTCCGCAGGAGTTTGACGGCATGATTTTAATACCCGGCGGCTGGTTCATGATGGGGTCAAACAAAAAAGCCGACGAACAGCCGGTGCACAAAGTTTACGTAAAATCGTTTTACCTGGACAAATACGAAGTAACCGTTGCCGAGTTTAAGCGCTTTTGCATTGCCACAGGCCGGCAGATGCCTCTTCAGCCCTTCTGGAATTCGGACAACCATCCGGTAGTCAATGTTAACTGGTACGATGCCCAGGCTTACGCTAAATGGGCCGGCAAACGCCTGCCCACCGAAGCGGAATGGGAATACGTGGCTAAAGCCGGGGGCAACTCCCTGAATTACACACTGACCGCTGAGCGTTCCTATATAACGTCTTTGGGCAATGTGGCCGATTTTTCTCTGCGGCAAAAAGATTACCACCGCATCGTCATGAATAACTACGAAGACGGTTTCCCTTACACTTCGCCGGTCGGTTATTTTCCGCCCAATCCTTTTGGCATTTATGATCTTGAGGGAAATGTATTAGAGTGGTGCGCCGACTGGTACGATCCGCAATATTACGCCCAATCCCCCGCGGAAAACCCCACCGGCCCGGCGCAGGGTAAGTACAGAGTAATCAGAGGCGGTTCATGGAACAGAAGCGGCGATTACTTACGCACCACTTACCGCACCTGGTATCCACCGGAATGCACCTTTGAATTTTTGGGATTTCGCTGCGCCATGGATGCGGAAGCCGCCTTGCCTGCGAAAAAAATAAATCCACTTTTAACAAATAATCAATAA
- the mutY gene encoding A/G-specific adenine glycosylase: MKEISLALVQWFKHHKRDLPWRQTNDWYPVFLSEFLLQQTQVTQAIPYYQKFIRRFPTIFELARSIEDDILQMWAGLGYYSRARNLLKAARQIVTHFNGRFPTDLKTALTLPGIGPYTAAAVLSIAFNQPLSVVDGNVIRVISRLFAIEDDVRLSATRKAIQLKAQQLLLPTQAGLFNEAIMELGALVCKPAAPLCAQCPLHTSCQAFHRNKVDAIPFKSSTPARKKRFHLVFVIRHGSYLLVGQRPGKGMLAGMWEFPTIELDAPLQKNSPQVAAILSSKFPQFTVKACKPMPVLKQIYTHIHLQYRPILLQSAAKISFNSEKYIQTRWIRRNELEEWAIHKAHQKILQHAQFKQWWMASSVIES, encoded by the coding sequence ATGAAAGAAATTTCCCTGGCCCTGGTTCAATGGTTTAAACATCACAAAAGAGACTTACCCTGGCGCCAAACCAACGATTGGTATCCCGTGTTTCTGTCGGAATTTTTATTGCAGCAAACCCAGGTAACTCAGGCAATACCTTATTATCAAAAATTTATCCGGCGTTTTCCTACCATTTTTGAATTAGCCCGCAGCATCGAAGACGATATCTTGCAAATGTGGGCCGGACTGGGCTATTACTCCAGAGCGCGCAACCTGCTAAAAGCAGCCCGGCAAATTGTAACCCATTTTAACGGCCGCTTTCCTACTGATCTTAAAACTGCGCTCACCTTACCGGGAATCGGCCCTTACACCGCCGCGGCCGTCCTTTCCATCGCCTTCAACCAGCCATTATCCGTAGTCGATGGTAACGTCATTCGCGTCATATCCCGTTTGTTTGCTATTGAAGACGATGTTCGGCTTTCCGCCACACGTAAAGCCATTCAATTAAAAGCGCAGCAATTGCTTTTACCGACGCAGGCCGGCCTTTTTAACGAAGCCATCATGGAATTAGGCGCCCTGGTTTGCAAACCGGCCGCTCCATTGTGTGCGCAATGCCCGCTTCATACCAGCTGCCAGGCTTTTCACCGCAACAAGGTGGACGCCATTCCTTTTAAGTCTTCTACGCCTGCCAGAAAAAAGCGATTTCATCTGGTGTTCGTCATTCGCCACGGAAGCTACTTACTGGTCGGACAAAGGCCTGGCAAAGGCATGCTGGCCGGCATGTGGGAATTCCCTACCATCGAACTCGACGCGCCGCTGCAAAAAAACTCTCCGCAGGTTGCAGCCATCCTGAGCAGCAAATTTCCTCAATTTACCGTGAAAGCCTGCAAACCCATGCCGGTTCTGAAGCAGATTTACACACACATTCATCTGCAATACCGGCCGATTTTACTGCAAAGCGCCGCAAAAATCTCTTTTAATTCTGAAAAATACATTCAGACGCGCTGGATTCGGCGGAACGAGCTGGAAGAGTGGGCCATTCATAAAGCCCACCAAAAAATTTTACAACATGCGCAATTTAAACAATGGTGGATGGCGTCGTCAGTAATTGAATCCTAA